GCGGGGTCATTTGATGTGTATACCAGTCCGCTGCAACGCTGCCGGAAACTGGCTGCTGCCCTATTCGGAGAAGTAGCCATCAGCGACGACCGCCTGCAGGAAATGAACTTCGGTGACTGGGAGATGAAGCCCTGGGAATCTATAGGTCGCGCTGAACTGCAAAAATGGGCGGATGATTTTGTGATAGAAAAGGTACCAGGCGGTGAAAGCTATGAAGACCTCTACACCCGCAGCATGGAAATGATAGCTGAACTCATTGAAAAAGGCAATGATGCTGTGCTCGTTACCCATGGCGGGGTGATCCGGTCTGTTCTCGCGCATGTAACCAATACCCCGCTGGTGGACTCATTTGAGATAAAAGTAAACTATGGCAGAATTTCTCACCTGCATGTGGAAGACGACCAAATAAAAGTGATATTTTATAATTCATAATGATCTTAAAATCTGATCATTATGTTAAAATTTCTAAATATCTCCCTAAAAATCAAAAAAACTGTTATTTCGTGCTAACTTTATGTTTGGAATAACCGTATATAAAAGAACATC
The Chitinophaga sp. MM2321 DNA segment above includes these coding regions:
- the cobC gene encoding alpha-ribazole phosphatase translates to MEIYLIRHTAPAIESGICYGFSDVDVADTFEEEVALIRTKLPAGSFDVYTSPLQRCRKLAAALFGEVAISDDRLQEMNFGDWEMKPWESIGRAELQKWADDFVIEKVPGGESYEDLYTRSMEMIAELIEKGNDAVLVTHGGVIRSVLAHVTNTPLVDSFEIKVNYGRISHLHVEDDQIKVIFYNS